A region of Streptomyces deccanensis DNA encodes the following proteins:
- a CDS encoding VWA domain-containing protein: MDGTTSEAVPRGGAPARLDELAGRAGKWLGLTDTVSERHTAAVVADRFDRITWRDTYEQSVGLRELAEELAGGPVDGRYRQHGQTADLLTDVFLAAYKVRPRLRERTEMTPSRLVNHQVITFLTESPEYAELHRETAGDPYAAAMAVLAQAPALRTMLERTRDARRRAEQADRAQRDAADAATAVAEVLRRAADEADEDGTVPATAADAVDQAVRDAERAEASARRAALDGARALTAAAPGARAAARTGAAKAAEAVQQEASLMRAWGVGAGELERMSFDRRARLAERLRTGRLAEWAELIGRLRQMAAGERARKVENTVGELVGVTLGDDLSRLIPSELANLGLPELRAVFAARYAAGELMLYDGQGEQSTGRGAIIACVDTSHSMYESGPGGVTREAWSKACALALLDQARHAGRDFVGILFSAADRIRVFRFPGDGPADTARVIDFAETFLGGGTSYRTPLSAAGELLKEEFDAAGRARGDIVMLTDDDCGVTPEWMRSWNEAKHALGFRVFGVAIGAPRVTDADSVLDTLCDNLRSIEDLTDVHTAADLFRVI; encoded by the coding sequence ATGGACGGGACCACATCCGAAGCGGTGCCCCGGGGCGGGGCACCGGCCAGGCTGGACGAGTTGGCGGGGCGGGCCGGCAAGTGGCTGGGGCTGACGGACACGGTGTCCGAGCGGCACACCGCCGCGGTCGTCGCGGACCGGTTCGACCGGATCACGTGGCGCGACACGTACGAGCAGTCGGTGGGACTGCGCGAACTGGCCGAGGAGTTGGCCGGAGGGCCGGTCGACGGGCGATACAGGCAGCACGGCCAGACCGCCGACCTGCTCACCGACGTCTTCCTGGCCGCGTACAAGGTCCGCCCGCGTTTGCGGGAGCGGACGGAGATGACGCCCTCCCGGCTGGTCAACCACCAGGTGATCACCTTCCTGACGGAATCACCGGAGTACGCGGAACTGCACCGGGAGACGGCCGGCGATCCCTACGCCGCCGCCATGGCCGTGCTCGCCCAGGCCCCGGCGCTCCGCACCATGCTGGAGCGCACCCGCGACGCCCGCCGGCGGGCCGAACAGGCGGACCGGGCCCAGCGGGACGCCGCCGACGCGGCGACCGCCGTCGCCGAGGTCCTGCGACGGGCCGCGGACGAGGCGGACGAGGACGGCACCGTGCCGGCCACCGCAGCCGACGCCGTGGACCAGGCGGTCAGGGACGCGGAGAGGGCCGAGGCCAGCGCGCGGCGCGCCGCCCTGGACGGCGCGCGGGCCCTGACGGCGGCGGCCCCCGGCGCCCGCGCCGCGGCGCGGACCGGCGCGGCCAAGGCCGCCGAGGCCGTACAGCAGGAGGCCTCGCTGATGCGGGCGTGGGGTGTGGGCGCCGGCGAGCTGGAGCGGATGTCGTTCGACCGGCGGGCACGGCTCGCGGAGCGGCTGCGCACCGGCCGGCTCGCGGAGTGGGCCGAACTCATCGGCCGTTTACGGCAGATGGCCGCCGGGGAGCGGGCCCGCAAGGTCGAGAACACCGTCGGGGAACTCGTCGGCGTCACCCTCGGCGACGACCTCTCCCGTCTCATCCCCTCCGAGCTGGCCAACCTCGGGCTGCCGGAGCTGCGGGCCGTGTTCGCCGCGCGGTACGCCGCCGGGGAGCTGATGCTCTACGACGGCCAGGGGGAGCAGAGCACGGGCCGGGGCGCGATCATCGCGTGCGTCGACACCTCGCACTCGATGTACGAGTCGGGGCCCGGCGGAGTGACGAGGGAGGCGTGGTCGAAGGCGTGCGCCCTGGCGCTGCTGGACCAGGCCCGCCATGCCGGACGGGACTTCGTCGGCATCCTGTTCTCGGCCGCCGACAGGATCCGGGTCTTCCGCTTCCCCGGTGACGGGCCCGCCGACACGGCCCGGGTCATCGACTTCGCGGAGACGTTCCTCGGCGGCGGCACCAGCTATCGGACGCCGCTGTCGGCGGCCGGGGAACTGCTGAAGGAGGAGTTCGACGCCGCCGGCCGCGCCCGCGGGGACATCGTGATGCTCACCGACGACGACTGCGGTGTCACCCCGGAGTGGATGCGCTCCTGGAACGAGGCCAAACACGCGCTGGGCTTCCGCGTCTTCGGCGTGGCCATAGGCGCCCCCCGGGTCACCGACGCCGACTCGGTCCTGGACACCCTGTGCGACAACCTCCGCTCCATAGAGGACCTCACCGACGTCCACACCGCCGCCGACCTGTTCCGCGTGATCTGA
- a CDS encoding GntR family transcriptional regulator produces the protein MPSTDRVRDHAGQGATTVAAHRARRRLRADQARQLADLLRRQLLSGGYADGTLPHESTLATDYRATRNTVREALDLLRAEGLVERFPGVGTVVVARKYPHGLDRLMGLAETLREHGTVSNEVRTMGPAPAPTPVADRLHVPPGTDVLYIERLRRLNGLPLSLDLTYIPLTLGPLDLGTALLGADLENTDVFRLLEAITGSALGHAEITLEAVNADTHSAAVLEAPRGSAVLMLERLTHLADGRPVDLEFIRFRGDRISMSGLLHRSR, from the coding sequence ATGCCATCCACCGACCGTGTCCGGGACCACGCAGGGCAGGGCGCGACCACCGTCGCCGCCCACCGCGCGCGGCGCCGGCTGCGGGCGGACCAGGCGCGGCAGCTCGCCGATCTGCTGCGCCGTCAGCTCCTCAGCGGCGGCTACGCGGACGGCACGCTTCCCCACGAGTCCACCCTCGCCACCGACTACCGCGCCACCCGCAACACCGTGCGCGAGGCCCTGGACCTGCTGCGCGCCGAAGGGCTCGTGGAACGCTTCCCGGGCGTCGGCACCGTCGTCGTCGCCCGGAAGTACCCGCACGGCCTGGACCGTCTGATGGGCCTCGCGGAAACCCTCCGCGAACACGGCACGGTCAGCAACGAGGTCCGCACCATGGGCCCCGCCCCGGCCCCCACCCCCGTGGCCGACCGCCTGCACGTCCCGCCCGGCACCGACGTCCTCTACATCGAACGTCTGCGCCGCCTGAACGGCCTCCCCCTCTCCCTCGACCTCACCTACATCCCGCTCACCCTCGGCCCCCTCGACCTCGGCACGGCGCTCCTCGGCGCCGACCTGGAGAACACCGACGTCTTCCGCCTGCTGGAGGCGATCACCGGCAGTGCCCTGGGGCACGCCGAGATCACCCTGGAGGCGGTGAACGCCGACACCCACTCCGCCGCCGTGCTCGAAGCCCCGCGCGGCTCAGCCGTCCTGATGCTGGAACGGCTCACCCACCTCGCCGACGGCCGCCCCGTCGACCTGGAGTTCATCCGCTTCCGCGGCGACCGCATCTCGATGAGCGGCCTGCTGCACCGCTCGCGGTGA
- a CDS encoding ABC transporter permease, with the protein MSRPAKTGARRVRSPGSRPAARYALRALSLIAALGIWQLLTSQDVDVWLRFSQFPTVTDVAHAFADRVTGPDYWTDLTDSLTRILTGFLLAAVAGVAVGILVARSRLAEDTLGPVLEVVRPIPAIALVPVAILLFPSNEQGIVFITFTAAFFPVLVSTRHAVRALTPVWEEAVRTMGGGRWRVLASVVLPGALPGIFGGLSVGIGVSWICVISAEMISGQYGVGYRTWQDYTVVNYPGVFVGMATIGVLGWLTSTAVELIGRRLTHWLPRTSYTAGSRPPRPTRTARTAAAPAAPVTATAEAQEARDEHLV; encoded by the coding sequence GTGAGCCGCCCCGCGAAAACCGGCGCCCGGCGCGTACGGAGCCCCGGCTCCCGGCCCGCCGCCCGCTACGCCCTGCGCGCGCTGTCCCTGATCGCCGCCCTCGGCATCTGGCAGCTGCTGACCAGCCAGGACGTCGACGTGTGGCTGCGGTTCTCGCAGTTCCCGACGGTCACGGACGTGGCGCACGCCTTCGCGGACCGGGTGACCGGGCCGGACTACTGGACGGACCTCACCGACAGCCTCACCCGCATCCTCACCGGCTTCCTGCTGGCGGCGGTGGCGGGGGTGGCCGTCGGGATCCTCGTCGCCCGCTCGCGCCTGGCCGAGGACACGCTCGGGCCGGTCCTGGAGGTGGTCCGGCCCATCCCGGCGATCGCCCTGGTCCCGGTGGCGATCCTGCTGTTCCCCTCGAACGAGCAGGGCATCGTCTTCATCACCTTCACCGCCGCGTTCTTCCCGGTCCTGGTCTCCACCCGGCACGCGGTCCGCGCCCTGACCCCGGTGTGGGAGGAGGCGGTCCGCACCATGGGCGGCGGCCGGTGGCGGGTGCTCGCCTCGGTGGTCCTGCCGGGCGCGCTGCCGGGCATCTTCGGCGGCCTGTCGGTCGGCATCGGCGTCTCGTGGATCTGTGTGATCTCCGCCGAGATGATCTCCGGACAGTACGGCGTCGGCTACCGCACCTGGCAGGACTACACCGTCGTCAACTACCCCGGCGTCTTCGTCGGCATGGCCACGATCGGCGTCCTGGGGTGGCTGACGTCGACCGCCGTCGAGCTGATCGGCCGCCGGCTGACGCACTGGCTGCCCCGCACGTCGTACACCGCCGGGAGCCGGCCGCCCCGGCCCACCCGGACCGCCCGGACCGCGGCGGCACCGGCCGCCCCCGTCACCGCCACAGCCGAGGCCCAGGAGGCACGTGATGAGCACCTCGTCTGA
- the fahA gene encoding fumarylacetoacetase, translating into MPPFDVPEGHPFDVPEGHPFGPHNLPYGVFSLGASGAPRTVGVRLGDHVLDAAAAAHALGSPYAALLAHPTLNPLLAAGRTAWSDLRRALTAWLTVPSHRETIAPYFHPLSSVTPHLPFEVADYVDFYASENHARNVGRIFRPDAPDPLTPNWKHLPIGYHGRSGTVVVSGAEVVRPAGQRKAPTDPVPVFGPSVRLDIEAEVGFVVGVPSERGRPVGLADFRDHVFGVCLLNDWSARDLQAWEYVPLGPFLGKSFATSVSAWVTPLEALEEARVAPPERTHPLLPYLDDSAPDIDPGGYDLRISVAVNGHVVSEPPFATMYWTAAQQLAHLTVNGASLRTGDLYGSGTVSGAAPDQRGSLLELTWNGRDPLDLPTGSRTFLEDGDEVTLTAWAPGPGSTKVGLGEVTGRVVAAPE; encoded by the coding sequence ATGCCCCCCTTCGATGTCCCCGAGGGTCACCCCTTCGACGTCCCCGAGGGCCACCCCTTCGGTCCGCACAACCTCCCCTACGGCGTCTTCTCCCTCGGCGCGTCCGGAGCACCTCGTACCGTCGGGGTCCGTCTCGGCGATCACGTACTGGACGCCGCCGCGGCGGCGCACGCCCTCGGCTCCCCCTACGCCGCGCTGCTGGCGCACCCCACGCTGAACCCCCTGCTGGCGGCGGGCCGCACGGCCTGGTCCGACCTGCGGCGGGCCCTGACGGCATGGCTGACGGTGCCCTCGCACCGGGAGACGATCGCGCCGTACTTCCACCCGCTGTCCTCGGTCACCCCGCACCTGCCCTTCGAGGTGGCCGACTACGTCGACTTCTACGCCTCCGAGAACCACGCCCGGAACGTGGGCCGCATCTTCCGTCCCGACGCGCCGGATCCGCTGACGCCGAACTGGAAGCACCTCCCCATCGGTTACCACGGCCGGTCCGGCACGGTCGTCGTGTCCGGCGCGGAGGTCGTACGGCCGGCCGGGCAGCGCAAGGCGCCGACCGATCCGGTGCCCGTGTTCGGGCCGTCCGTGCGGCTGGACATCGAGGCGGAGGTCGGCTTCGTGGTCGGCGTGCCGTCCGAGCGGGGGCGTCCGGTGGGGCTCGCGGACTTCCGCGACCACGTCTTCGGGGTGTGCCTCCTCAACGACTGGTCGGCGCGTGATCTCCAGGCCTGGGAGTACGTTCCGCTCGGGCCGTTCCTCGGGAAGTCGTTCGCGACGTCGGTCTCGGCCTGGGTCACGCCGCTGGAGGCGCTGGAGGAGGCGCGGGTGGCACCGCCGGAGCGCACGCATCCGCTGCTGCCGTACCTGGACGACTCCGCGCCGGACATCGACCCCGGGGGGTACGACCTGCGGATCAGCGTCGCGGTCAACGGGCACGTCGTCTCGGAGCCGCCCTTCGCCACGATGTACTGGACGGCCGCGCAGCAGCTGGCCCATCTCACCGTGAACGGCGCGTCCCTGCGCACCGGCGACCTCTACGGCTCCGGCACGGTCAGCGGGGCCGCGCCCGACCAGCGGGGCTCCCTGCTGGAACTCACCTGGAACGGGCGCGACCCCCTCGACCTCCCGACCGGCAGCCGCACGTTCCTGGAGGACGGCGACGAGGTGACCCTCACGGCATGGGCGCCGGGGCCGGGCAGCACGAAGGTGGGGCTGGGCGAGGTCACGGGGCGGGTGGTGGCGGCCCCGGAGTAG
- a CDS encoding 4Fe-4S dicluster domain-containing protein — MALAPQRADVPVTIDESKCIDGCTLCVDMCPLDSLAIDESNGKAYMHVDECWYCGPCAARCPTGAVTVNMPYLLR; from the coding sequence ATGGCTTTGGCGCCCCAGCGGGCCGACGTGCCCGTGACCATCGACGAGTCGAAGTGCATCGACGGCTGCACCCTCTGTGTGGACATGTGCCCGCTGGACTCCCTGGCCATCGACGAGAGCAACGGCAAGGCCTACATGCACGTCGACGAGTGCTGGTACTGCGGCCCGTGCGCCGCCCGCTGCCCCACGGGCGCCGTCACGGTCAACATGCCCTATCTGCTCCGCTGA
- a CDS encoding ABC transporter substrate-binding protein: MKNRGFVLPAALLLPLALAGCGTGSGSAADGGTVTVTVGYQSKTINTVTAGTLLRSLGYFEDELNALGGKTTYKVDWQDYATGAPITAQMTAGKIDIGSMGDFPLLLNAARGKQLGKPTRLVAATGYNLRGGLNTIVTAPDSKLGTLADLKGKKVSTSVGSAADGTLVRALKDAGLDADKDIEKLNQQPAVGASSLTAGSADALSQFVAWPGLLTYQGKAKALYDGAQLDLPTFHGVTAREDFAKQRPAVLEAFLRAQAKATDYLDEHPVEAAEKVADATGLPAEVVYLYNGAQGIATFDPSLKPELIAALKKDVPILKAAKLTGDVDVDAFVDDHYVREALGASYDKRLAAAPAPAAGEVWPKGATKTEEFKTPAELLAHVAAHKDGIRAAYVPDATTGTQWFADKAVWVADGDQLLPFVAPATAKAYVAGHDGAEIITYAAALDRAS, encoded by the coding sequence ATGAAGAACAGAGGATTCGTCCTGCCCGCCGCCCTCCTGCTGCCGCTGGCCCTGGCCGGTTGCGGCACCGGCAGCGGCAGCGCGGCGGACGGCGGGACCGTCACCGTGACCGTCGGCTACCAGTCGAAGACCATCAACACCGTCACCGCCGGCACCCTGCTGCGCTCCCTCGGCTACTTCGAGGACGAGCTGAACGCGCTGGGCGGGAAGACCACGTACAAGGTCGACTGGCAGGACTACGCGACCGGCGCTCCCATCACCGCCCAGATGACCGCCGGGAAGATAGACATCGGTTCGATGGGCGACTTCCCGCTGCTGCTCAACGCCGCCCGCGGCAAGCAGCTCGGCAAGCCCACCCGGCTGGTCGCCGCCACCGGCTACAACCTCCGCGGCGGACTCAACACCATCGTCACGGCACCCGACTCGAAGCTGGGCACGCTGGCCGACCTGAAGGGCAAGAAGGTCTCCACGAGCGTCGGATCGGCGGCGGACGGCACCCTCGTACGGGCGCTGAAGGACGCCGGCCTCGACGCCGACAAGGACATCGAGAAGCTCAACCAGCAGCCGGCGGTCGGCGCCTCCTCGCTCACGGCGGGCAGTGCGGACGCGCTGTCGCAGTTCGTGGCCTGGCCCGGACTGCTGACGTACCAGGGCAAGGCGAAGGCCCTGTACGACGGGGCGCAGCTGGACCTACCCACCTTCCACGGCGTCACCGCGCGCGAGGACTTCGCGAAGCAGCGGCCCGCTGTCCTGGAGGCCTTTCTGCGCGCCCAGGCCAAGGCCACGGACTACCTCGACGAACACCCCGTCGAGGCCGCCGAGAAGGTCGCCGACGCCACCGGGCTGCCGGCCGAGGTCGTCTACCTCTACAACGGCGCCCAGGGCATCGCGACCTTCGACCCCTCGCTCAAGCCCGAACTGATCGCCGCCCTGAAGAAGGACGTCCCGATCCTCAAGGCCGCGAAGCTGACCGGAGACGTGGACGTGGACGCCTTCGTCGACGACCACTACGTGCGTGAGGCGCTCGGCGCGTCCTACGACAAGAGGCTCGCCGCCGCTCCGGCGCCGGCCGCCGGTGAGGTCTGGCCCAAGGGCGCGACGAAGACCGAGGAGTTCAAGACGCCCGCCGAACTCCTCGCCCACGTCGCCGCGCACAAGGACGGCATCCGTGCCGCGTACGTCCCGGACGCCACGACCGGCACCCAGTGGTTCGCCGACAAGGCGGTCTGGGTGGCCGACGGGGACCAGCTCCTCCCCTTTGTCGCCCCGGCCACGGCGAAGGCCTACGTCGCCGGACATGACGGCGCCGAGATCATCACCTACGCCGCCGCCCTGGACCGGGCGTCGTGA
- a CDS encoding ABC transporter ATP-binding protein → MSTSSETRAPGHAEAQAPEEQRAPAPVRGTRLALHAADLGRPDAVALTGVDLDVAPGEILTVVGPSGCGKSTLLRTLAGLLPPLAGGITQDGEPLTGPSAERALVFQEDALLPWRTLRANVELPLAIRGLPRAERRTQAEAWLSRVGLAEYTRQLPHRVSGGQRQRAQLARALAGHPRAVLMDEPFGALDAQTRAGMQDLLVEVLRGTGATVVFVTHDVDEALFLGDRVALLGSGRLTAVRDVPRPRDRAAHDDPARTALRRDVLTSLGS, encoded by the coding sequence ATGAGCACCTCGTCTGAGACGCGGGCCCCCGGCCACGCGGAGGCACAGGCCCCCGAGGAGCAGCGGGCGCCCGCCCCCGTACGCGGCACCCGCCTCGCCCTCCACGCCGCCGACCTGGGCCGCCCCGACGCCGTCGCCCTCACCGGCGTCGACCTGGACGTGGCCCCCGGCGAGATCCTCACCGTCGTCGGACCGTCCGGCTGCGGCAAGTCGACCCTGCTGCGCACCCTCGCGGGCCTGTTGCCGCCGCTCGCCGGCGGGATCACCCAAGACGGGGAGCCCCTGACCGGCCCGTCCGCCGAACGCGCCCTCGTCTTCCAGGAGGACGCCCTCCTGCCCTGGCGCACCCTGCGCGCCAACGTCGAACTCCCGCTCGCCATCCGGGGCCTGCCCCGCGCCGAGCGCCGTACGCAGGCCGAGGCCTGGCTGTCCCGGGTCGGGCTCGCCGAGTACACCCGGCAGCTGCCGCACCGCGTCTCCGGCGGACAGCGCCAGCGCGCGCAACTGGCCCGCGCCCTCGCCGGGCACCCCCGCGCCGTCCTGATGGACGAGCCGTTCGGCGCGCTCGACGCCCAGACCCGGGCCGGGATGCAGGACCTGCTGGTGGAGGTGTTGCGCGGCACGGGCGCCACCGTCGTCTTCGTCACCCACGACGTGGACGAGGCCCTGTTCCTCGGCGACCGCGTCGCCCTCCTCGGCTCCGGCCGCCTCACCGCAGTACGGGACGTCCCGCGCCCCCGCGACCGCGCCGCCCATGACGACCCGGCCCGCACGGCCCTGCGCCGCGACGTCCTGACCTCCCTCGGTTCCTGA
- a CDS encoding fumarate reductase/succinate dehydrogenase flavoprotein subunit — translation MEIPALTAAEELTCDVLVIGGGTAGTMAALTAAEHGGDVLLLEKAHVRHSGALAMGMDGVNNAVIPGRAEPDDYVAEITRANDGIVDQSTVRQTATRGYDMVRRLESYGVKFEKDEHNEYAVRQVHRSGSYVLPMPEGKDVKKVLYRQLRRREMRERIRIENRVMPVRVLTAGEGEARRAVGAAGFNTRTGAFVTVRAGAVILATGACGRLGLPASGYLYGTYENPTNAGDGYAMAYHAGAELTGIECFQINPLIKDYNGPACAYVANPFGGYQVNRHGERFVDSDYWSGQMMAEFAAEIASDRAPVYLKLSHLPEESVSALESILHTTERPTRGTFHAGRGHDYRTHDIEMHISEIGLCGGHSASGVRVDDQARTTVPRLYAAGDLACVPHNYMIGAFVFGDLAGADASQYSPYEGELPDDQLRDAHELIYRPLHNPDGPPQPQVEYKLRRFVNDYVAPPKSGSRLSLALNAFERMRADIAEMGARTPHELMRCAEVSFIRDCAEMAARASLARTESRWGLYHDRLDHPQRDDTSWFHHLDLRKSPSGTMEFTARPVAPYLVPVEEFTPVGGPSRHLGEVHAENVATAGSREVAPVAAGVGSGSGSGAGVGAGDGSGEGALPLPSHPTPHAASSSTSSARLLELVALAEEQPELAALRPYLTDPAPTVRREAVAVLTETLPPGTGSALAEALRDSAPEVRAAAAASLRELVETLPPDAALRDGLAAALTEPDPVVRAAALDVLRALGLGDTALYAGSLTDSDISVRIEAVRALVSVDAATELAHAAPIDPSREVRVTLAKALATVSADRTASSPPAAVLTALTTLTTDPDALVRAAAYGALGTVGCPPPLAPQAVTALADPAWQVRAGAATALSTATTAVAVPALTEALSDPNADVRKAAVLSLTHHTTTEAARTALTTATKDPDADVRAYASRAL, via the coding sequence GTGGAGATCCCCGCCCTCACCGCCGCCGAAGAACTCACCTGCGACGTCCTCGTCATCGGCGGCGGCACCGCCGGCACCATGGCGGCCCTGACCGCCGCCGAGCACGGCGGAGACGTCCTGCTCCTGGAGAAGGCGCACGTCCGCCACTCCGGCGCCCTCGCCATGGGCATGGACGGCGTCAACAACGCCGTCATCCCCGGCCGCGCCGAACCCGACGACTACGTCGCCGAGATCACCCGCGCCAACGACGGCATCGTCGACCAGTCCACGGTCCGCCAGACCGCCACCCGCGGCTACGACATGGTCCGGCGGCTCGAGTCGTACGGTGTGAAGTTCGAGAAGGACGAGCACAACGAGTACGCGGTCCGCCAGGTGCACCGCTCGGGGTCGTACGTCCTGCCGATGCCGGAGGGCAAGGACGTCAAGAAGGTCCTCTACCGGCAGCTGCGGCGCCGGGAGATGCGCGAACGCATCCGAATCGAGAACCGGGTGATGCCGGTCCGCGTGCTGACGGCCGGCGAGGGCGAGGCCCGGCGGGCGGTGGGCGCGGCCGGCTTCAACACCCGCACCGGCGCGTTCGTCACCGTGCGCGCCGGAGCCGTGATCCTCGCGACCGGCGCGTGCGGCCGGCTCGGACTGCCCGCCTCCGGCTATCTCTACGGCACCTACGAGAACCCCACCAACGCGGGCGACGGCTACGCCATGGCGTACCACGCGGGCGCCGAACTCACCGGCATCGAGTGCTTCCAGATCAACCCGCTGATCAAGGACTACAACGGCCCCGCCTGCGCCTACGTCGCCAACCCCTTCGGCGGCTACCAGGTCAACCGGCACGGCGAACGCTTCGTCGACTCCGACTACTGGTCCGGCCAGATGATGGCCGAGTTCGCCGCCGAGATCGCCTCCGACCGTGCCCCGGTCTACCTGAAGCTCAGCCACCTCCCGGAGGAGTCCGTCTCCGCCCTGGAGTCGATCCTGCACACCACGGAACGCCCGACCCGGGGCACCTTCCACGCCGGTCGCGGCCACGACTACCGCACCCACGACATCGAGATGCACATCTCCGAGATCGGCCTGTGCGGCGGCCACTCCGCCTCGGGCGTACGGGTGGACGACCAGGCCCGGACGACCGTCCCCCGCCTGTACGCCGCCGGCGACCTCGCCTGCGTCCCCCACAACTACATGATCGGCGCGTTCGTGTTCGGCGACCTCGCGGGCGCCGACGCCTCCCAGTACTCCCCCTACGAGGGCGAACTGCCGGACGACCAGCTCCGGGACGCCCACGAGCTGATCTACCGCCCGCTGCACAACCCCGACGGTCCCCCGCAGCCCCAGGTCGAGTACAAGCTCCGCCGCTTCGTCAACGACTACGTGGCGCCCCCGAAGTCCGGCTCCCGCCTCTCCCTCGCGCTCAACGCGTTCGAGCGGATGCGCGCCGACATCGCCGAGATGGGCGCCCGCACCCCGCACGAGCTGATGCGCTGCGCCGAGGTCTCCTTCATCCGCGACTGCGCCGAGATGGCCGCCCGTGCCTCCCTGGCCCGCACCGAGTCCCGCTGGGGCCTCTACCACGACCGCCTCGACCACCCCCAGCGCGACGACACCTCCTGGTTCCACCACCTCGACCTGCGCAAGTCCCCCTCCGGCACGATGGAGTTCACCGCCCGCCCCGTCGCCCCCTACCTCGTCCCCGTCGAGGAGTTCACCCCCGTCGGCGGCCCCTCCCGCCACCTGGGCGAGGTCCACGCGGAGAACGTGGCGACGGCGGGGTCACGGGAGGTGGCACCGGTGGCGGCGGGAGTGGGCTCGGGATCGGGGTCGGGTGCCGGTGTGGGTGCCGGGGACGGCTCGGGGGAGGGGGCCCTCCCCCTCCCCTCCCACCCCACCCCCCACGCCGCCTCCTCCTCCACCTCCTCCGCACGCCTCCTCGAACTCGTCGCCCTCGCCGAGGAGCAGCCCGAACTCGCCGCGCTGCGGCCCTACTTGACGGACCCGGCGCCCACGGTCCGGCGTGAGGCGGTCGCCGTCCTCACGGAGACCCTGCCTCCGGGCACCGGGTCGGCCCTCGCCGAGGCGCTCCGCGACAGCGCCCCCGAGGTGCGGGCCGCCGCCGCGGCCTCGCTCCGCGAACTGGTCGAGACGCTCCCGCCCGACGCCGCCCTCCGCGACGGCCTCGCTGCCGCCCTGACGGAGCCCGACCCGGTCGTCCGCGCCGCAGCCCTGGACGTACTGCGCGCCCTCGGCCTCGGCGACACCGCCCTGTACGCCGGCTCCCTGACGGACTCCGACATCAGTGTGCGGATCGAGGCCGTACGCGCCCTCGTCTCGGTCGACGCGGCCACCGAACTGGCGCACGCGGCCCCCATCGACCCGTCCCGCGAGGTACGCGTCACCCTCGCCAAGGCCCTGGCCACGGTGTCCGCCGACCGCACCGCCTCCTCTCCCCCCGCCGCGGTACTGACCGCGCTGACCACCCTCACCACCGACCCCGACGCCCTGGTCCGGGCCGCCGCCTACGGCGCGCTGGGCACCGTCGGCTGCCCGCCGCCGCTCGCCCCCCAGGCCGTGACCGCCCTCGCCGACCCGGCCTGGCAGGTACGGGCCGGCGCCGCCACCGCCCTGTCCACCGCGACGACGGCCGTGGCCGTCCCCGCCCTCACGGAAGCCCTCTCGGACCCCAACGCCGACGTCCGCAAGGCCGCCGTCCTCTCCCTCACCCACCACACCACCACCGAAGCCGCCCGCACCGCCCTCACCACAGCCACCAAGGACCCGGACGCCGACGTCAGGGCATACGCGTCCCGCGCGCTGTGA